From a region of the Trichoderma atroviride chromosome 6, complete sequence genome:
- a CDS encoding uncharacterized protein (EggNog:ENOG41), whose translation MAPIPLTIITGFLGSGKTTLILNLIPQLRAQNPSYKLALLKNEFGDLAIDSQLASSSAISGVQELLNGCICCNLVGQLGPALAELEKTVAPDRIIIETSGSAFPATLAMEVNRIARDTGKYVLDGVISVIDVENWKGYEDTSYTAKIQARYTDLIVFNKWETAGEDRYEECLDRVGDLDVDVARVKSDKGSVDMGLIFGVDGGLAKELTEAEVNGNHDHNHQTNGDSHKHDHSHSHNHQSEVEVLSVELKGDSGTAVSTDKLLNFLKSAPKDEAYRIKAVLTLSSTPKNSDLDVPQPESNPCGRYILNWAFGRWTFTSLAESAEEHASSNGVVLRLTMILGRYESNKWKKKLEAGGLIDLEGVNKGELVVTRIL comes from the coding sequence ATGGCCCCGATTCCTCTCACTATCATCACCGGCTTTTTGGGGTCCGGAAAGACAACCCTCATTCTCAACCTCATCCCCCAACTTCGCGCCCAAAACCCGTCCTACAAGCTCGCACTATTAAAAAACGAATTCGGCGACCTCGCTATTGATTCCCAGCTGGCGTCCAGCTCAGCCATTTCCGGCGTGCAAGAGCTTCTCAACGgatgcatctgctgcaacCTAGTAGGCCAACTCGGCCCTGCGCTGGCTGAACTCGAAAAGACTGTCGCGCCAGATCGCATCATTATCGAGACGAGCGGGTCTGCTTTTCCGGCAACTCTAGCTATGGAAGTCAACCGAATCGCAAGAGACACGGGGAAATACGTGCTTGACGGAGTCATCAGCGTGATTGACGTTGAGAATTGGAAGGGATACGAAGATACGAGCTACACGGCCAAGATTCAAGCGCGCTATACCGACTTGATTGTGTTTAATAAGTGGGAGACGGCGGGAGAAGACCGCTATGAAGAGTGTTTGGATAGAGTGGGCGATTTGGATGTTGATGTGGCGCGGGTGAAGAGCGACAAGGGATCTGTCGACATGGGCCTGATATTCGGTGTTGATGGGGgtctggccaaggagctgaCGGAGGCTGAAGTGAATGGCAACCACGATCACAATCACCAAACGAACGGCGATTCCCACAAACACGATCACAGCCATAGCCACAACCACCAGAGCGAGGTTGAAGTGCTTTCCGTCGAACTCAAAGGCGATAGCGGCACTGCCGTCTCAACAGACAAGCTGCTCAATTTTCTCAAATCAGCCCCCAAGGACGAGGCGTATCGTATCAAGGCCGTCCTTACCCTCTCATCTACGCCCAAAAACTCTGATCTCGACGTTCCACAGCCAGAGTCCAACCCGTGCGGTCGATATATTTTGAACTGGGCATTTGGCAGATGGACGTTTACCTCTCTGGCCGAGAGCGCAGAAGAGCATGCTTCAAGCAACGGCGTTGTTTTGCGACTGACGATGATATTGGGGCGGTACGAAAGCAAtaaatggaagaagaagctggaagctggCGGCTTAATAGATTTAGAAGGTGTGAATAAAGGGGAGTTGGTTGTTACGAGGATATTGTAG
- a CDS encoding uncharacterized protein (EggNog:ENOG41), which produces MHSPSKNQDSPSQAPPVKEQLDFKQQLDQKADESRTRENSNGGESFIETVVHKISQAIPATVPILGGSNPEGKVEDEGEAGPPNRPENDVQIEEFVREQHRSKYVGETDEGANLSKA; this is translated from the exons ATGCACTCGCCATCCAAGAATCAAGACAGCCCGTCGCAGGCGCCACCAGTcaaggagcagctcgacttcaagcagcagctcgaccAAAAGGCAGATGAGAGTCGTACTCGTGAGAACAGCAATGGAGGAGAATCATTCATCGAAACGGTTGTCCACAAGA TCTCACAAGCCATTCCAGCCACGGTGCCCATTCTTGGCGGATCAAATCCAGAGGGCAAGGTGGAAGACGAAGGAGAAGCCGGTCCTCCTAATCGGCCAGAGAACGACGTCCAGATCGAGGAGTTTGTGAGGGAGCAGCATCGAAGCAAGTATGTCGGAGAGACTGACGAGGGCGCGAATCTTTCAAAGGCATGA
- a CDS encoding uncharacterized protein (EggNog:ENOG41~MEROPS:MER0323972) has protein sequence MDVHLLVYDLSGGLARQMSLGLLGFQLDAIYHTSIELQGREYVYDGGIISIAPGTSHLGQPLERLHLGKTDLPMDVIGDYLESIRSVFTIEAYDLFRHNCNNFTDAFSNFLLGKGIPSHIAQMPQAVLDSPFGRMLMPQLTQGVNASRQNGSILGLQESAQPIAPLKAASVKDVTGHAELSALLDQAKQSCAVVYFTSATCAPCKMIYPLYDSLAEEFAGKATLIKIDIAQPQANLLASQYSISATPTFITFLKGEQENRWSGADPATLRGNLQLLVQMAHPHHPHEKLRLPTFANPNTKPVLFGKVPPMQKLMTKMGPDVSGKPEIQQLKRFIEDRANGEALDAVLPNMGHMASFLQETITKLPLEIMFTVVDLLRCALLDPRVSGYFAEETAHKTVAGILNVVNEQTECPYALRLVTLQMACNFFSTPLFLDEILRHDHLRGPITRLISTSFLDDSHSNTRVAASSLLFNIALADRRSRLGEAKPSLPEDDLVELAASVVEAISQEETSQEALQGMLSALGHLIYYTKLDGELADLLRALDAEGTVLAKKKTFPNEALIVEVGNELLGKGLKVDRLS, from the exons ATGGACGTCCACCTTCTTGTTTACGATCTGTCTGGCGGCCTGGCTCGTCAAATGTCGCTAGGCCTCCTTGGATTCCAACTTGATGCCATTTATCACACGTCTATCGAGCTTCAGGGCCGCGAGTACGTCTAcgatggcggcatcatctccatcgctCCAGGCACCTCACACCTAGGCCAACCCTTGGAGAGACTGCACCTCGGCAAGACAGATCTTCCCATGGACGTAATCGGGGACTATCTGGAGTCAATAAGATCCGTTTTCACGATAGAA GCCTATGATCTATTCCGCCACAACTGCAACAACTTCACAGATGCCTTTTCCAATTTCCTTCTCGGAAAGGGCATTCCAAGCCACATTGCACAAATGCCACAGGCAGTTCTCGACTCGCCGTTTGGACGCATGCTGATGCCTCAGCTTACTCAAGGGGTCAATGCCAGCAGGCAAAACGGCTCTATCCTGGGACTGCAGGAGAGTGCCCAGCCCATTGCACCTCTCAAGGCAGCTTCGGTGAAAGATGTGACCGGCCATGCGGAGCTATCTGCTCTGTTGGATCAAGCAAAGCAGTCCTGCGCAGTGGTCTACTTTACTTCTGCAACCTGTGCGCCATGCAAGATGATATATCCTTTATACGACTCACTGGCCGAGGAGTTTGCGGGCAAGGCAACTTTGATCAAGATTGACATCGCTCAGCCTCAGGCAAACCTGCTTGCTAGCCAATATTCGATCAGCGCAACTCCGACATTCATCACATTCCTAAAAGGAGAACAAGAAAACCGATGGTCTGGCGCTGATCCAGCGACCCTCAGAGGAAACCTTCAGCTGCTGGTACAGATGGCGCATCCCCACCATCCTCACGAGAAGCTTCGCCTTCCCACATTTGCTAATCCAAATACGAAGCCTGTGCTATTCGGAAAGGTGCCTCCAATGCAAAAATTAATGACCAAGATGGGACCAGATGTTTCTGGCAAGCCCGAAATTCAGCAGCTGAAAAGATTTATTGAAGACCGCGCCAATGGGGAAGCTCTAGATGCCGTTTTGCCGAACATGGGACACATGGCAAGCTTTCTCCAAGAGACAATCACAAAACTACCCCTTGAGATTATGTTTACCGTGGTCGATCTTTTGCGCTGCGCCCTTCTCGATCCCCGAGTAAGTGGATATTTTGCTGAAGAGACGGCGCACAAGACAGTTGCTGGCATCCTCAATGTCGTCAACGAGCAGACCGAGTGCCCATACGCACTGCGTCTTGTGACCTTGCAAATGGCATGCAATTTTTTCTCCACTCCATTGTTTTTGGACGAAATTCTACGACACGATCATCTTCGCGGGCCCATCACCCGGTTAATATCAACGAGTTTTCTCGATGATAGTCACAGCAATACCCGCGTGGCGGCATCATCTCTCTTGTTCAACATTGCTTTGGCTGATCGCAGGTCAAGGCTTGGCGAGGCCAAGCCAAGTTTACCAGAGGACGACCTTGTTGAGCTTGCAGCCTCTGTTGTAGAGGCAATCTCTCAGGAAGAGACCTCACAGGAGGCTCTCCAGGGCATGCTTTCGGCACTGGGCCACCTAATTTATTACACAAAGCTTGATGGAGAGCTTGCTGATCTACTCCGCGCTCTAGATGCCGAAGGAACGGtattggcaaagaagaagactttCCCTAATGAGGCTTTGATTGTAGAGGTGGGAAACGAGCTTCTTGGAAAAGGCCTGAAGGTGGACCGGCTGAGTTGA
- a CDS encoding uncharacterized protein (TransMembrane:1 (i50-68o)), whose product MRRTSVSLPTKQVAHDPHEKTDRYRPSQRKQGLFASMKETMLSQSQKSRWLKTGTLVLILFCLFYWLSPTGVEVYNKSPLGSEEGSVSKAPAAAPAAAPVANVPASNKDATSNKDTAAAGNGAPNSGQSPSDSSYGTDKCSKSYSKDKPIVQYVLMIDAGSTGSRIHVYKFNNCGPIPELEKEEFKMTEKSVGGLSAFKNDPVGAAKSLDVLMAVAMEHVPDALKKCSPVAVKATAGLRLIGKELADAILVEVRRHLEQDYPFPVVSAEQNGIAIMDGSDEGVYAWITTNYLLGKIGGPDKSETAAVFDLGGGSTQIVFEPTFKGAPDGGMPEKLAPGDHKYELDFGGHKFDLYQHSHLGYGLMSARKALHSFLIDDLAKSKKDDETWKNSPIVHPCIAPGTTKQIDVEVNGGEAQTFNFTGPSSPAPAQCRNLAEKILKKEADCKLAPCSFNGVHQPILSKTFAKEDVYIFSYFYDRTKPLGMPDSFTLREMHDLTDKVCAGKDSWDVFSSVPGALEELADRPEHCLDLNFMMALLHTGYEMPIDREVKIAKKIKGNELGWCLGASLPLLAPGSGWECKVKEVL is encoded by the exons ATGAGGAGAACTTCAGTGTCGCTGCCCACGAAGCAAGTTGCCCACGATCCCCACGAAAAGACCGATCGGTACCGCCCAAGCCAACGGAAGCAAGGCCTGTTTGCCAGCATGAAGGAAACCATGCTGTCTCAGTCTCAGAAATCGCGGTGGCTTAAGACCGGCACGCTGGTTCTGATACTGTTCTGCCTGTTCTACTGGCTGTCACCAACCGGCGTCGAGGTATACAACAAGAGCCCATTGGGCAGTGAAGAAGGTTCTGTGAGCAAAgctcccgctgctgctcccgctgctgctcccgtcGCCAATGTCCCCGCCTCCAACAAAGATGCCACCTCCAACAAGGAcaccgccgctgctggcaaCGGCGCTCCCAACAGTGGCCAGTCTCCCTCAGACTCTTCTTACGGCACCGACAAGTGCTCCAAATCGTACTCCAAGGACAAGCCCATCGTTCAGTATGTCCTCATGATCGATGCTGGTAGCACTGGCTCGCGAATCCACGTCTACAAGTTCAACAACTGCGGCCCCATTCccgagctggagaaggaagagttCAAGATGACTGAGAAATCCGTCGGTGGCTTGAGTGCCTTTAAGAACGACCCCGTCGGCGCTGCCAAGAGTCTTGATGTTCTCATGGCCGTTGCCATGGAACACGTCCCGGATGCGCTGAAGAAGTGCTCTCCCGTTGCTGTCAAGGCTACCGCTGGCTTGCGTTTGATTGGCAAGGAACTTGCCGATGCCATCTTGGTTGAGGTCAGACGACACTTGGAGCAGGACTACCCCTTCCCCGTTGTCTCTGCCGAACAGAACGGTATTGCCATCATGGACGGCTCGGACGAAGGTGTCTATGCTTGGATCACTACCAACTACCTGCTTGGCAAGATTGGCGGCCCTGACAAGAGTGAGACCGCTGCTGTCTTCGATCTCGGTGGCGGTTCAACCCAGATTGTCTTTGAGCCTACCTTTAAGGGAGCCCCAGACGGAGGCATGCCTGAGAAGCTGGCTCCTGGAGACCACAAGTACGAGCTGGACTTTGGCGGCCACAAATTCGACCTCTACCAGCACTCTCACCTTGGCTATGGCTTGATGTCTGCTCGCAAGGCCCTGCACTCCTTCCTGATTGATGATTTGGCCAAGTCCAAGAAAGATGACGAAACCTGGAAGAACTCGCCGATTGTGCACCCCTGTATCGCTCCCGGCACCACCAAGCAAATCGACGTCGAGGTCAACGGTGGCGAGGCACAAACCTTCAACTTCACTGGCCCATCTTCACCCGCTCCTGCTCAGTGCCGCAACCTGGCTGAGaagatcttgaagaaggaagccgACTGCAAGCTTGCTCCCTGCTCCTTCAACGGCGTCCACCAGCCTATCCTTTCCAAGACTTTTGCCAAGGAGGACGTCTACATCTTCTCTTACTTCTACGACCGCACCAAGCCCCTCGGCATGCCCGACTCTTTCACTCTTCGCGAGATGCACGATCTTACCGACAAGGTCTGTGCCGGCAAGGACTCCTGGGATGTCTTTTCCAGCGTCCCCGGTgccctggaggagcttgcGGACCGCCCCGAGCACTGCCTGGATTTGAACTTTatgatggcgctgctgcacaCTGGATACGAGATGCCCATTGACCGCGAGGTCAAGATTGCGAAGAAGATCAAGGGCAATGAGCTGGGCTGGTGCCTTGGCGCTAG TCTGCCGCTTTTGGCTCCTGGCTCAGGTTGGGAATGCAAGGTTAAGGAGGTTTTATAA
- a CDS encoding uncharacterized protein (EggNog:ENOG41) — MADEDLLDKVHSLSDLELAVLLCLINREHVLISTPPAAIDDLVQELQLVARKTFSLKPVVVDCHPSTTLEDFASALLLHPRHPHPQSTPGRSVSPFARTTESYFALNSHPLSNHRTSSVPLSPLSSLPPPQIAHFVIAKNLDRAPQVVQIQALELLRTRRIFTRTSVQAAPKQFVFIPVVGAASGGEAHVTPHLNDFFSIAHWHNPDDGYVNLDESDGRNSGPDDETASTESVVKKAVDDATPSTTLISDIDISQLAKLSQEVQIDIDILRYQMNIVSFLRMHRAVDGGITPAATKHLHQLVKSLAPLHKLDYVTPALIGLAVRKVYLHRIRIIEPEKERSMQWGSQLEAVEALLEGVGPEEVVEEVLEMVTAPL; from the exons ATGGCGGATGAAGACCTGCTCGACAAGGTCCACAGCTTGAGCGACCTGGAACTGGCCGTCCTGCTCTGTCTCATCAATCGCGAGCACGTCCTGATTAGCACTCCGCCAGCCGCCATTGATGACCTGGTGCAAGAGCTCCAACTG GTAGCACGCAAGACATTCAGCCTCAagcccgtcgtcgtcgactgCCACCCGTCCACCACGCTCGAGGACTTCGCCTCAGCTCTGCTcctccatcctcgccatcctcatcctcaaagCACTCCCGGCCGTTCCGTCTCGCCCTTTGCCCGGACGACAGAATCATATTTCGCTCTCAACTCACACCCGCTCTCGAATCACCGGACCTCCTCCGTGCCGCTCTCGCCCCTGTCCTCTCTCCCGCCTCCTCAGATCGCCCATTTTGTAATCGCCAAGAATCTCGACCGCGCCCCACAAGTCGTCCAGATCCAGGCCCTCGAACTCCTACGCACAAGACGCATCTTTACGCGCACGTCGGTGCAAGCCGCGCCGAAGCAATTCGTCTTCATACCCGTCGTGGGAGCTGCAAGCGGTGGCGAGGCGCATGTCACGCCGCATCTCAACGACTTCTTCTCAATTGCCCATTGGCATAATCCAGACGATGGATATGTTAATCTAGATGAATCAGATGGTCGAAACAGCGGCCCGGATGACGAGACGGCGTCTACGGAGAGCGTGGTAAAGAAGGCCGTGGATGACGCGACGCCGTCAACAACTCTGATATCAGATATA GATATCAGCCAACTTGCAAAACTGAGTCAGGAAGTTCAAATTGACATTGACATCCTGCGATACCAAATGAACATTGTCTCCTTTCTCCGAATGCATCGAGCCGTCGATGGCGGCATCACGCCTGCAGCCACCAAGCATCTCCACCAGCTCGTCAAGAGCCTTGCTCCTTTACACAAGCTTGACTATGTGACCCCGGCCCTCATTGGACTAGCTGTGAGGAAAGTCTATCTCCACCGAATTCGTATTATCGAGCCGGAAAAGGAGAGGAGTATGCAGTGGGGAAGTCAACTGGAAGCTGTGGAAGCTTTATTAGAAGGTGTCGGGCCTGAGGAAGTGGTGGAAGAAGTTTTGGAAATGGTAACTGCGCCTCTTTGA
- a CDS encoding uncharacterized protein (BUSCO:EOG092D3SWM), whose translation MSSRNKKVLLKVIILGDSGVGKTSLMNQYVNKKFSASYKATIGADFLTREVLVDDRQVTMQLWDTAGQERFQSLGVAFYRGADCCVLVYDVNNSKSFEALDSWRDEFLIQASPRDPPNFPFVVLGNKIDVEESKRVISTKRAMTFCQSKGDIPYFETSAKEAINIDQAFEVIARNALAQEESEEYSGDFDDPINIHIDNDRDGCAC comes from the exons ATGTCTTCGCGCAACAAGAAGGTCCTTCTCAAG GTCATCATCCTTGGAGATAGCGGTGTGGGCAAGACGAGTTTGATGAATCAATAT GTCAACAAAAAGTTCAGCGCAAGCTACAAGGCCACTATCGGCGCCGATTTCCTAACACGAGAGGTCTTGGTGGACGACCGACAAGTCACGATGCAG CTTTGGGACACGGCCGGACAAGAGCGATTCCAGTCACTGGGCGTTGCCTTTTACAGAGGAGCCGACTGCTGCGTTCTCGTGTACGATGTCAACAACTCCAAGAGCTTCGAGGCGCTCGACAGCTGGCGAGACGAGTTCCTGATCCAGGCCTCCCCGCGGGATCCCCCCAACTTCCCCTTT GTTGTCCTTGGAAACAAGATTGATGTGGAGGAGAGCAAGCGAGTG ATTTCGACCAAGCGAGCCATGACTTTCTGTCAATCCAAGGGCGATATCCCATACTTTGAGACTAGTGCAAAGGAGGCCATCAACATTGACCAGGCATTTGAGG TTATTGCTCGAAATGCCTTGGCTCAAGAGGAGTCTGAGGAATACAGCGGAGATTTTGATGATCCCATCAATATTCACATCGACAACGATCGTGACGGATGTGCTTGTTAA
- a CDS encoding uncharacterized protein (EggNog:ENOG41) has translation MSGNRILGERDVNVTMTDAQPLAKDVKSMEYHRQVLQSRIAQEPSKQYISPSDTIMSPCTAKLSALRNKQVSRAKPKSLFAQASTKRFQGENPFGAQPTQSQSQSPLGARKAPSDGVLTSRIR, from the exons atgtcCGGCAATAGAATCCTCGGTGAACGGGACGTCAATGTCACCATGACCGATGCCCAGCCTCTCGCTAAGGACGTCAAGAGCATGGAGTACCATCGGCAGGTGTTGCAGTCCAGAATTGCCCAGGAGCC TTCTAAGCAATACATCTCCCCGTCTGACACCATCATGAGCCCATGCACGGCAAAGCTCTCGGCGTTGCGCAACAAACAAGTCTCCAG AGCCAAACCAAAGTCCCTCTTTGCCCAAGCGAGCACTAAGAGATTCCAGGGCGAGAATCCCTTCGGCGCACAGCCCActcagagccagagccaaagcCCGCTGGGCGCTAGAAAAGCCCCGAGCGACGGCGTCTTGACCTCGAGAATTCGCTGA